A genomic region of Candidatus Desulfatibia profunda contains the following coding sequences:
- a CDS encoding type II toxin-antitoxin system prevent-host-death family antitoxin has product METVGAYEAKTHLPKLLERVLKGERITITKHGVPVAVLQPPDLEKKVDTKSVILELQKFRDKHSLGGISIRDMLEEGRR; this is encoded by the coding sequence ATGGAAACCGTAGGTGCATATGAAGCCAAAACCCATCTGCCCAAGTTACTGGAACGCGTGCTCAAGGGTGAGCGTATAACCATTACGAAGCATGGTGTTCCTGTGGCTGTATTACAACCCCCTGATCTTGAAAAAAAAGTGGATACCAAATCAGTTATCCTTGAACTGCAAAAATTCCGTGACAAACATAGTCTTGGTGGAATCTCAATTCGAGACATGCTTGAAGAAGGAAGGCGGTAA
- a CDS encoding type II toxin-antitoxin system VapC family toxin — protein sequence MVKHFVVDNSVVMSWCFKDETNNYADIVLNRLTEATAVVPSIWPLEVVNVLLVAERQNRLSESDSIRFITLLSQLPIVVEYERPEMMMKELLALARANNLSSYDASYLDLAMRKGFPIATLDNKLIEAARRIDVPILAA from the coding sequence ATGGTCAAACATTTCGTTGTCGATAATTCTGTTGTAATGTCATGGTGCTTTAAAGATGAAACCAACAATTACGCCGATATTGTTCTGAACAGGCTTACAGAAGCCACCGCCGTCGTGCCATCTATCTGGCCCCTTGAGGTTGTGAATGTTTTGTTAGTAGCCGAGCGTCAAAACCGGCTCAGTGAATCAGATAGTATACGGTTCATAACTTTGTTATCCCAACTTCCGATCGTTGTGGAGTATGAACGACCAGAAATGATGATGAAGGAGCTTTTGGCTTTGGCAAGGGCAAATAATCTATCGAGCTATGATGCCTCATATCTGGATCTTGCAATGAGGAAAGGCTTTCCAATAGCCACCCTGGACAACAAGCTAATCGAAGCAGCCAGAAGGATTGATGTTCCAATTCTTGCAGCTTGA